The sequence TGAGCAGGGGGATATCATCCAGATGCTCGGTGTCGTAACTGAGTTTCCGCTGACCCAGATGAACAGCCTCACACAATTTGCCCCTATTGTCGGCGCCGGGGTAAATATTCTCTCGTCCGGAAACCCGCTCCCCCCGCCTGTCCACCTTAATGTGACCGACTTCAACGTCGGGTCGAATCCCGGCGGCACGATCAAGTTTTCCACGGGAGAACAATGGGAATCGCAGTATGTCTATCTGACCAACCTTACAGTCGTCGCGAACGTGAATACGGGCCGCGGCACTTTCATGTTCACCGATCAAAACGGGAATCAGCTTTCCGATTACGATTGGTCGTATCATTTTACGAAGAGCCCTAGCGCCCAGGCTCAGCCGACCACTCCCGCAGACACAGCATACCATGTTCCGCCGGCAGGCACGATCATTGATACCCTGCGCGGTTATGTCTCTACGTCGTCGGGGGGGGAATCTGCAAGAGGGTACCGGATCTGTCCGATGTTTCCGGGGGACATCGTTTATGGAATTGCTCAGCCCGGAATATCCACCGAAAGACGTTATCCGGTTGTAGTTGCGAAGGACAGTACGCCGCTTATTACCGTGAAGGCATATCAATTGACGAATCCGGTAGCTCCGACAAACCCGATCGCCTCCGTGCAGTTGTACTACAGTGTCAACAACGGAGCCTGGCAGTCGGTGGCAATGACGGCGCCTCAGGCAGCGGTTGACTCGACCTACCAGGCTCACATTCCTGCTCAACCTGCCGGGTCGTTCGTCCGCTACTTTATTCAGGCTGCTGACACCGCCGGAATTAAAGCAATCCTAGCGAACGCCGAAACCTTGGACCAGACCGATACTTCAAAGGGATTTTTCTTCTATAAGTCGCTTGACCGGTCGACGCAGCCGTTGTTGACCATCCATGATATTCAATACACGCCGTACATTAACGGGCGGGGCCCGTATGTCGGCGCGATCGACTCGACCGGGGGCATCGTCACTGCCGACACCTCGAGTCTGTTGACATCGCCGTACTCCACCGGAGGGACGAATACCTATTACATCCAGAGCTCGAACCAGCCGTGGAGCGGCTTGTGGGTGACAGGACCCGATTCAATTCTCGGTGTGGTCAGGAACGGCGACAGCGTTGTCGTGAAAGGCGAAGTCAACGAGAGCTTTGACGTAACGGAGATGGAGCTGGTAAATTCCGTCCGAGTCGTCTCGCACGGTAATCCTCTACCGGCTCCGGTGAAGCTGCTCACGTCGGTCTTCGGCCCGGGAGTTGGCAACGGGAATCTAGGAGCGGAGCCGTATGAAGGAATGCTGGTGCAATTCGATTCTTGTACCGTCGAACAAACCTATCCAATCTTTGTCGACCCGTCGGAATTTGAAGTATCCAACAGTACCGCGGCAGTTCTCGTTCGGAGAGACGGCCGGAACAAGATCTCCAACGAAGTGAGCGACACCTCGTATGGCGACAAGATCCTTGCTACGGGCGATAAGATTCCTTCTCTTATCGGGATCATCTATTACAATAACAACAATTACATGGTTGTCCCCAGGACCAACGCAGACTACATCGGGCTCGTTACAACTCGGGTTGCGGAGGTCAAATCGGCGATCCCGACGCAGTATAGCCTCGATCAAAATTTCCCCAATCCGTTCAATCCGTCGACGACCATCCGGTATTCATTGCCGGCGGCAGGCAGAGTGCAGATGAAAGTCTATAACGTGTTGGGGCAGGAAGTGAGCACGCTCGTGAACGCGCAACAGCAGGCCGGGATGTACGAGGTCACCTTTGATGCATCAAGGCTAGCCAGCGGGGTCTATTTCTACCGGATCTCTTCGGAAAAGTTCACGCAGGTGAAGAAGATGATGCTTATAAAATAATGATTACGCTGATGGCGCGGATTTAACGCAGATTGCAGATTTCGCAGATCGGCACACTGCAGCGAAAAGGCACTGATGCCGATCTGCGGTTTACACTTCAGAGAATGAATAGAGATATTTTCCGACTGGTATTATTTTTTGCGGGCGTTGTGTTGTTCGGGAGCTGTTCCAAGCAATTCACGAACGAGCCTAAGACAAACATGCCCCCCTCGACGCGGCTCTGGCTGACGCCGGATACGACGCTCTCGGAATCGACGTCGAGGGAGCATTTTTACTGGTATGGTGAAGACCCCGACGGAATGGTGAAAGGATATCTTCTGGCGATCGGAAATTTTAAGCCTTCGCCGACGAAAATTCCTTTCCCCGATACCATGACGTATACGTGGGTGACAGTCACGGATAGCCTTGTCGCACTTCCTCTCCGGGCCATCCGGGATAGTTTCACCGTCGTCGTCCGGGCGGTCGATAACACGTTCAAGCAGGCACCAATGCTTCCGTCGGGAGCGATCATACGGATGACGCCGAATCCATATTGGGACAGAGATACCAACGGAGTTTTCGATCCCGGGGACATCGCTCTGAGTAATATTGAATCGGCGGCCGACCCAAAGGGAGCGATCCTCCTTTTTCCAATTCGAAACACTCCGCCGACGATCCAGTTTGCCGCCAATATTGTTGACTCATCGACGATCCAGCAGCCTGAGACGACGTTTACCGTTGCAACATTTTCCTGGGTCGGGCATGATGCCGACGGGGACAACACGATCGTCTCGTACCGGATCGCATTGAACGACACCTCATCCCCGTCAAGCTGGATGACGCTTACCAACAGGTCAACGCTCGTAACGCTGGCGGTTCCCCGCTCTGTCAGCGATGCGGCTCCGGACAACGGGACCGTCAGCGCCTCGGTCTACACCGGAACGTTCCCGGGGCTCCAATATCAGGGGACCATCTCCGGCTTGAGGCTCAACGCGCAAAACGTTCTCTATCTTCAGGACAAAGACATCGCCGGCGAGTACAGCAAAGCCGCGCGTATGCCCTCGCTGCCGGCGGGAAGCTGGTATGTGAAGAAGCCCAGGGGGCGATTGCTGCTTGTTAAGGACTATAATAAATCCGATTCCACTGCCGCGTTGCAGCTGTACCAAAAGATCTTTTCCGATCCGAGCATTGACGGCGGGGTATTCGGCAACTTCGACCTTTTCGATGTTGGGCTCGGATTGT comes from Bacteroidota bacterium and encodes:
- a CDS encoding T9SS type A sorting domain-containing protein; translated protein: MRKLLLLGIMSVLCMSIALARTPGPRKLIHRLSAQRIKDFPTVTIHDIQLVPFDSLLRADTLGYNTGSSWTLQTSPYMNDTVNVTVLVTVPPRVISYTNDGLTLAVVDTGVLGTQPWGGILVRYPNANDSDDFAADGFFDVEQGDIIQMLGVVTEFPLTQMNSLTQFAPIVGAGVNILSSGNPLPPPVHLNVTDFNVGSNPGGTIKFSTGEQWESQYVYLTNLTVVANVNTGRGTFMFTDQNGNQLSDYDWSYHFTKSPSAQAQPTTPADTAYHVPPAGTIIDTLRGYVSTSSGGESARGYRICPMFPGDIVYGIAQPGISTERRYPVVVAKDSTPLITVKAYQLTNPVAPTNPIASVQLYYSVNNGAWQSVAMTAPQAAVDSTYQAHIPAQPAGSFVRYFIQAADTAGIKAILANAETLDQTDTSKGFFFYKSLDRSTQPLLTIHDIQYTPYINGRGPYVGAIDSTGGIVTADTSSLLTSPYSTGGTNTYYIQSSNQPWSGLWVTGPDSILGVVRNGDSVVVKGEVNESFDVTEMELVNSVRVVSHGNPLPAPVKLLTSVFGPGVGNGNLGAEPYEGMLVQFDSCTVEQTYPIFVDPSEFEVSNSTAAVLVRRDGRNKISNEVSDTSYGDKILATGDKIPSLIGIIYYNNNNYMVVPRTNADYIGLVTTRVAEVKSAIPTQYSLDQNFPNPFNPSTTIRYSLPAAGRVQMKVYNVLGQEVSTLVNAQQQAGMYEVTFDASRLASGVYFYRISSEKFTQVKKMMLIK